In Toxotes jaculatrix isolate fToxJac2 chromosome 12, fToxJac2.pri, whole genome shotgun sequence, the following are encoded in one genomic region:
- the med31 gene encoding mediator of RNA polymerase II transcription subunit 31, with amino-acid sequence METEEQARNRFQSELEFIQCLANPNYLNFLAQRGFLRERPFINYLKYLLYWKEPEYAKFLKYPHCLHMLELLQYEHFRKELVNAQCAKFIDEQQLLHWQHYSRKRTRLQQALAEQQQQPQQPPHGNAAAK; translated from the exons ATGGAAACAG aggagcaggccagaaacCGTTTCCAGTCGGAGCTGGAGTTCATCCAGTGTTTGGCCAACCCAAACTACCTGAACT TTTTGGCTCAGAGAGGTTTCCTGAGAGAGAGGCCCTTCATTAACTACCTGAAGTACCTGCTGTACTGGAAGGAGCCTGAGTACGCCAAGTTCCTCAA GTATCCTCACTGCCTGCAcatgctggagctgctgcagtacGAACACTTCAGGAAGGAGCTGGTCAACGCTCAGTGCGCCAAGTTCATCGacgagcagcagctgctgcactggCAGCACTACTCCAGGAAACGCACCCGGCTGCAGCAGGCGCTggccgagcagcagcagcagccacagcagccgCCGCACGGGAACGCTGCCGCCAAGTGA